CCAGGCACTTACTTTATAAAGACTACTTTATCCTAGGTTTTAAAACCTTAAGTGTAATTAAACAAGGTTCTCCAAAgcagtgtttcttttttctgacCATGGCCCTCTTCtgactttttttccccctgtagctcccccccccctttttttttacatcttggCTCTCTAGTCTCATACCCTCAGCCCTTTTGCAGAGTTTTCACCTATGGCCCCTTAAATTACCCTAgaggaggggcccagagagatagcatagcagtagggtatttgccttgtacactgccaacccaggacagacccgggtttaaatcccgcatcccatatggtcccctaagcctgccaggaacgatttctggccactgagctgggagtaaccactgaacacagTTTGGTGTGTTCCCCCCCCAAATACCCTAGAGGCAATACCTCTcatcattttttatataatagttCTAATTGTTATCAAATTCAAAAGCTTTTaaatggggacagagagatagcacagtgtagggtggttgccttgcaagcagccgatccaggatggaaaatggttcaaatcttggcatcacatatggtagcctgagcaccactgggtgtgacccaaaaaccaaaacaataagtTTTAAATGAAGAGAAACAGTTGAATGGGAGGGATCTTTAGGATCCGTTAGGATCTTGGTGGATGGAAGTGTGTTTTGGGTGTGATAttagaatgatgtatgcatgaaaccttcattcatttcttctttttctcttctttttcttcttcctctttcttttttttttggggggggagcacacccatttgatgctcagggttactcctggctaagtgctcagaaatcacccctggcttgggggaaccatatgggacaccggggaatcgaaccgtggtccgttccttggctagcgcttgcaaggcagacaccttatctctagcaccacctcaccggcccctcatgaaaccttcattaacagtataaatcacagtacctcaataaaGATCTTTAAGTTTTATATGCAAAGAAATTTGGGCTAAAATGAAAAGATGCCCTATTGAATTGGAGAAATGTTTGCATACCATAATCAAATAACTGCATACATCTAGTATCCAAGATACATAAAACATTCATAAAGCTCAACAGTGAAAAAACTAATAACcataaaaatggttatttttcattaaaaaatgaacagatacatCCCTAAAGAGAACATACAGGTAACacagtaggcatatgaaaaagtattCATATTCACTCACTATcaaggaaacaaatgacaatgaaatgcTACCTCACACCAATGATGCCCAGTATAAcatgggtccctgagcactgctaagtgagGTCTTGgagtccccaaagcaccaccaaggTACCTCAGGAAATCTTTGGCACTGCATGGCCCAAACAGCAACATTGTCAGCCCAAACATTAAACCACCAGCCCAGCTGTACAGACTGGAATGGTTCTCAGTCCCTCTGGCACTACTTGGGAGgtggattgtttttgtttgtttgtttaagtatGCTTTGTGGAAACCACTAGTAAGAAATTGAAAAGGCACTGTTGGGTAAAAATATTTGCAAGCGTATATTGTGTAAGGACCATGTACCCCAAATACACAAGCTACtattaaataatgaaaacaactGCGCTTCCACAGTATGGCCGGCGACATTAGCTAGCGCTCGCTCTTGCTCTCTTCAACGGGGAACCCACGGACTCCAAGagactggactttttttttttttttttggactcttATCTCTTGCCTCTTTCCCAACAGACTCGTTTGTTTTCAACTTTTCGCTCACGAACACACTCGacgggaaaaggaaaaaaaaaaaaagccagggaaaaaattttatgagtcctttttttttttttttttttttttacaaaaaaaaaagttaatataaaattatagccaaaaagaattaaaaaaaagggaacctgaacttttttttttattagttcacACAGCTGGAACAATCCGCAGCGGCGgcggcaggagagagagagagagaggacaaggAAAAAAAGATGTAATTTTAGTTGATTTTCTGTAGTTGTCGGTTTGTTCGCTCTTCGCACGGTGATGGAAGCTGCACATTTTTTCGAAGGCACCGAGAAGCTGCTGGAGGTCTGGTTCTCCAGGCAGCCCGCAGACAGGGCCAGCGCCAGCCAAGGCTCTGGGGATCTGCGCACCATCCCGAGATCCGAGTGGGACATACTTTTGAAGGATGTGCAATGTTCAATCATAAGTGTGACAAAAACTGACAAGCAGGAAGCTTATGTACTCAGTGAGAGTAGCATGTTTGTCTCCAAGAGACGTTTCATTTTGAAGACATGTGGTACCACCCTCTTGCTGAAGGCACTGGTTCCCCTGTTGAAACTTGCTAGGGATTACAGTGGGTTTGACTCGATTCAAAGCTTCTTTTATTCTCGTAAGAATTTCATGAAGCCTTCTCACCAAGGGTACCCACACCGGAATTTCCAGGAAGAAATAGAGTTTCTTAATGCAATTTTCCCAAATGGAGCAGCATATTGTATGGGACGTATGAATTCTGACTGTTGGTACTTATATACTTTGGATTTCCCAGAGAGTCGGGTAATCAGTCAGCCAGATCAAACTCTGGAAATTCTGATGAGTGAGCTTGACCCAGCAGTTCTGGACCAGTTCTACATGAAAGATGGTGTTACTGCAAAGGATGTCACTCGTGAGAGTGGAATTTGTGACCTGATACCAGGTTCTGTCATTGATGCCACACTGTTCAATCCTTGTGGGTATTTGATGAATGGAATGAAATCGGATGGAACTTACTGGACTATTCACATCACTCCAGAACCAGAATTCTCTTATGTTAGCTTTGAAACAAACTTAAGTCAGACCTCTTATGATGACCTGATTAGGAAAGTGGTGGAAGTCTTCAAGCCAGGAAAATTAGGGACCACCCTGTTTGTAAATCAGAGTTCTAAATGTCGCACAGTGCTTTCTTCGCCCCAGAAGATTGAAGGTTTTAAACGTCTTGATTGCCAGAGTGCTATGTTTAATGATGACAATTTTGTTTTTACCAGTTTCGCTAAAAAGCAGCAACAGCAGAGTTGattaagagaaatgaagaaaaaacgcAAAATGAAAACGCACATAGAAGGTGGTGGCTGCTTTTTAGATGTTGATACCAGGGGCCATGCTTTCAATAACCACCACCTTGTAGTTGCAGAAAGCCCTAGATGTAAAGATAGTGTAATCATTTTGAATTGTATGCATTATTATATCAAGGAGTTAGATATCTTGCATGAATGCTCTCTCCTATGTTTAGGTATCCTATGCCACTCTTGCTGTGAAATTGAAGTGCATGTAGAaaacttttattatataaaacattacaACACTTGTGGAAACAATTCAATTTGGTTTATGCACAGTGTAATATTCCTCCAGATATCATCCAAAATCCCCCACAGACAAGGCTTTCGTCCTCACTAGGTGTTGGCTTCAGCCTAACTGCCTGGGACTATTTTAGTATGCTGCCAGGATTTTTACTTCTAGTTACCTCCACTTTCTATTCTCTACTAATATTGAAACCAGTTTCTACTTCAAACAGATGTTTTTGCAAcagcaattaaaatttttcttccatgAATCGAGTCTTCTTAAGAAAATGATTGCCGACTATTGTGTATTACTGTTGTAACATTGCTTCCTATATTTGTATTCCTTTAATTGACTTCTTTATTCCCAccacttttcctttttccctcctctaCCCCAATTAAGCaatacacttaaaaaaataataatgaaaacaactaaatttaaaaatggatCTTAATAAATGCCTCACTCAAGAAGAGACACAAATgagaagcaagcaaacaaaaagatactcagaggaatacaaattaaaacaagagCTAGgtcacggagagatagcacagtggtgtttgccttgcaagcagccgaaccaggaccaaaggtggttggttcaaatcccggtgtcccatatggtcccccgtgcctgccaggagctatttctgagcagacaaccaggagtaacccctgagcaccactgggtgtggcccaaaaacaaacaaaaacaaacaaacaaaaaaaaaacaagagctagATGCTACCACATCCCTTTTAGGGTGGCTAATGTTCAAATCATTGACATCAAATGGGAATGTACGGCAGTAGTGACAGTGTGCATGTGGGGATGCAGAATCTAGTTGCTTTCAAAGAGCAGTTTCCCAAAATTAGTCAGAATCTTACCATGTCATCCAATAGTTGTATTCCCAAGGATTTACCAAAATGAGTTGGTAAAAATGTCCACTCCAAAacttacacataaatatataacaaagcattatttataatgaaaaactGGAATcaatcaagatgtccttcaagTGTGAGTAGAAGGCTGGAGAGAGTtcagagataaggtgcttgccttacatgcagttgacctgggttctttCTTGGTGTTGCATAAGTTAAACTGGCACCACGAGGTATAGCTCAAAACcctctcaaaatttaaaaaaaaaatcaataaaaaaaagactaagttgggtctggagagatagcacagtggtagggcatctcatgcagctgattcgaacagatggtggttcgaatcccgggatcccgtatggtcccccatgcctgccagaagcgacatctgagtgtagagccaggagcaagccctaagcaccaaaagcaaaaaaaaagtaggcAAAAGGTGATAACATCCATatagtgctttttatttatttacttatttaaaaattgatcaggctggagcgatagtacagtgggtagggcatttgccttgcatgcagccaaccggattcattcccagcatcctgtatggttctctgagtttgtcaggagtagcccatgaccattgctaagtgtgacccaaaaacatatatggttccccgagcctgccaggagcgacttctgagcgtagagccaggagtaaccccgagcgctgcgaggtgtgacccccccccaaaaaaagaaagttgttcaAATTGTTTTTCCCtacaattataaagttattcatgattgagttttagtcatacaatatacaacacccttcaccagtgcacatctcCCACCATCAACGTCCCCattttccctgcctgcctctatgacagacctttttttttcttctctctgtctctctccctctctctgtttctctccctattcccccccttttttttattgagacagtGCTTTGCAATATCTTACTGAAGGGGGGATCAGGCATATTTCTGTATCCTCTGTTCACACCCAGTTCTAgtccagagggatcatttccaactaccattgtcagagtggtctcttctctcccttttctgctCTAACTGCATTCCCTGCTATTTATGACAAGCTTTCTACCACGGACtgatcctcctggtcctcatctctgttgtttctggatattattaccacccTATCTTTTTTTTACTATTCCATAAATGAggaggcggagagatagcacagcggtgtttgccttgcaagcagccgatccaggacctaaggtggttggttcagccCTATGatctgggggagggagggagggagggaggaggcccCAAGCAGGGTCTGCCATCTGGGGTGCTCCCTTTGCCCTGGTTTGCCTCAGATCATCTCAAGGCTGCTGAGGAGGAGGGGAGAACTCGTCTCTGCAGGCCAAGCTCTGAGCCCCAGTGGCGATCTGGGCAGACCCCGATCAGGTGGCCGCGGCTGAGCTCAGGCTCTCCCTGACAGGTGTGCGCGCCCTGGTGAGCATCTTGCAGAGCTGGTACACGCTCTTCACCCCCACCGAGGCCACGAGCATCGTGGCGGCCACGGCCGTGTCCCACACCACTATCCTGCGCCTCAGCCTGGACTATCCCCAGCGGGAGGAGCTGGCCAGCTGTGCCCGCACCCTGGCCTTGCAGTGCGCCATGAAGGATCCCCAGAGCTGCGCCCTGTCCGCCCTCACTCTCTGTGAGAAAGACCACATCGCCTTCGAGGCCGCCTATCAGATAGCCATCGACGCTGCTGCCGGAGGCATGACGCATTCGCAGCTCTTCACCATCGCCCGCTACATGGAGCTCCGCGGCTACCCGCTCCGTGCCTTCAAGCTGGCCTCGCTGGCCATGAGCCACCTCAACCTGGCCTACAACCAGGACACGCACCCGGCCATCAACGACGTGCTCTGGGCCTGTGCGCTCAGCCACTCTCTGGGCAAGAACGAGCTGGCGGCTCTCATCCCCCTGGTGGTGAAGAGCGTGCACTGCGCCACCGTGCTCTCGGACATCCTGCGGCGCTGCACGGTGACCGCGCCGGGCCTGGCTGGCATCCCCGGCCGCCGCAGCTCTGGCAAACTCATGTCCACTGACAAAGCCCCGCTGCGCCAGCTGCTGGACGCCACCATCAACGCCTACATCAACACGACGCACTCACGCCTGACGCACATCAGCCCGCGCCACTACGGAGAGTTCATTGAGTTTCTGAGCAAGGCGCGGGAGACCTTCCTGCTCCCCCAGGACGGCCACCTGCAGTTCGCCCAGTTCATCGAGAACCTCAAACAGATCTACAAGGGCAAGAAGAAGCTGATGCTGCTGGTGCGAGAGCGCTTCGGCTGAGAAAGCGGGACAGCTCACTGCCGGTCAGTTGGGCACCCAGGTACCGTCGCGTGCAAGCCGAGGACACCGAACTATCTGTCCACCCTGAGAGGACTCTGAGCACCTGTGGCTGAAGCCAAGGGGCCCGAGGTCTAGGCAAGGGGAGAGCCCACGACACTCTTAGGCCTGCCTTGGCAAGGCTTCTAAGGCAGCTGACCATTCCTGGACGAGCTGGGCCCTGCACAGAGACAGAAACCCCACAACATGCCACCTCACTCCCCGATAGCCTGCGTGTCCCGGGCATTGGCCCTTCTCCCTTGGCAAACACAGAACACTGTTCCTTCTCAGGGATTGCTTAACCAGAGAAACAGAGCGTTTATAGTCTTGTAATATACTAGAGTATATGTGTTGCCAATTACATTGTAAAGTTGCAACTATTTATAATTCTGGTTTTAATTTGATGGGTACTTGAAGTAGATGTGGGTGGGAAGATACACTTGTTTTCTGAGGAGACTCAATCATTTCTCAGGTTTCCCTTGCAGAGTATAATGCTGTTGGCAGTGGAAGAACAGGGGTGGTTAACTTAGTGCTATACTAAGTTCCTCCCGGGCTGGAGGAACTTTCTCTTCTGCTTTCCAGTAAACTTTTCTCTTTTCAACTCTTAAAAAAGATGGGGTGGCAGGGAGGAAAAAAAGGCCAGTTAGAATAAATCACCAAGTCTAGTTTGTGCAGAAACCACAGACTGCGTGGCCACGGATCTCTAGCCCAGTGGCATGTGGTGGCCAGTGGACTGAGCTCAGGACTGGACTTAGACTTACGTCTCATGAAGCCATGAGGACACTAAAGTACTTGTTTCTTCTTCACACTTCTTCAGTGGGAGCCCACTAAGCTTACAAGAAACTAGCGCAGGAAGAAAGCGAAGGTGTGGAaggccacagagctcaaaatatTCATACATTCTGATCAGCTTTGTGTTCCAGTATCTGGTtttctctctccatatatatgtAAGAACATCTGTATGCATAGAAATGTGTGTGGGCCTATTTGTGCATATGTATGAGTGAGCTGTGCTTTGGTATGTCAGGTCTGTGTCTGTGTGGATGTTTCTAGTTGACTGTGGAAAGTGTGTGCATAGGGCCTGTATGTATTGATGTTTGTCCACAAATGGTCAGTATGTATGCACCTGTTTACATAAAGCATGTATGGAAGCCTACTCTCCACTGATCTGTATCTATGTGCTTCAACATGTCAATTTGTCCCTGAACTGTGTGAGGATCTGGGTGGATGTGACCCTTTCTGGCATACCACATCTCTCTTCCTAATTCCTTGTCTCTCTTAGTTGCTAGGTATGTTTCCCAGCCCTGTTGTGCCTTCCATTGTATTTGCCATGCTCTTATCAGACAAGCTTCTCAGCAGTGTTCTTGCTCTAGCCTAAGTGTGACCCCTTGAGTTTCATATTGCTCTCCTCTCTGTTCTTGctttttcttcctgcctttctaCCTCAAGCTTCCTTCACCTGCTTTTGTCAGTCTCACTGGCTACTAATTGGAAGGCTTGGACTGGAATGCACTTCGCCTTTCCCTCTCTGACGAGTTTCTAATCCTAGTGGACAACTCACATTAGCCTTGGCTGACCTCCTTAGTGTATGTATCATGTTCTGCTGCCTTCCTGACCCCTGTATTTAGCCTGGAATTATTACAGGAGGTAGCAAGGTAGCATTCAGAGAAGTCATTTGGATGCCAATGTCTTAGTGTTTTACTGTTTCATGTTTTAGTTCCAGAGTAGGGGATGGGGTGTGATCGGAAAGAGGTGATAGAGTGTGAATTAGGTCTTCACtgtctgctttttctttcttggacAAACTGTTGTCTTTTATCCCTCTTCACAATAACCAATAAGTTGTATTTGCATTTTATTGCTACTGACATCTTATTGTCCAGCCATGGGCCCCTACAACTTCTCAGCCTCATCggttggctttaaaaaaaaaagccactccCATTTCTTTATCacaattgccattttttttttttagcaagtgTGTGAACTcacagtgtttttctttcttttctttttttttttttggttttttggcccacacccgtttaatgctcaggggttactcctggctaagcactcagaaattgcccttgacttgggggaccatatgggacgccaggggatcaaccgtggtcctttcttggctagtgcttccaaggcagacaccttacctctagtgccatctcaccTGCCCCTCACTCAAAGAGTGTTTCTCTTTGAATAAATCATGGATCAAAGGAAagatcatttttttctataagcAAAATTGTGTTCTCGATAAATGAGTCCCTTCATCTCTCTTCTGCATTTCTCTGGCTAGAATGAGAACTGGTTGGGGCTATGGGGTTGGCGCCTCATGGTATAAGGTATGGAATGACAGTTAATATAGCATACCTCTTTCGAGAGCTCATGTGTACTTCAGAACATTGTTTCCCGAAATAGGAGCTGATGTCATTGATAGAACCAACACAATTCagagaaaattaaaggaaagTGTGTAGAAGAAGGAAAATCAATCGTGAGAGTGCCTTAGGCTTCACCTTAGTAACATAAATCCAAGGCTCTAATCCTAAGCCTTGTAAGTCCAAGTCTATGTGTCCTCTTCATCTTTGGGTGTCGGAATGGAAATTCTTTAGTATTTAGCTTACCCAGATCCATTTTCCTCAACAGCTTCTCTCCAGTGTTCTATTCCTGTCTGTGTCCCTCTCTGACTCAGATTTATACTTCCCTTTCATCTCAAACCAGGGGTCCTATCAGTTTGGCCCTGCATTCTATGGGAATCTCATTTCTCTGCAGGGCATAGGTCCAGCTGCTTGAAAGTTCTACCCTCAACATAGCTAGGACAAAGGTGGTGACACTGTCGGTATATACATGGGACCCAGAGCTCCCATTGCTGGTGGGAGAATAGCAAAGCAAATGGCAGGGGAGGAACAGAAATTTAGAAGGAACTCAGGGTGCAGGGGTCATCTCAAACAAAATCATAGGCTCGATTCTGGCTTTGGGATGTTTATTCTCATGGAAACACAATCTGTATTAGTAGTACTTGAAGGTAAGCACACTcagttctttcatatttttttgttttgtcttgttttgtttgagccacatccaacGGGGctcgggttacccctggctctgctcagaaatcgctcctggcaggcttggggatcaaacccgggtcagacCCGCATGCAAGGCGAAAGCTCTAACcaatatgctattgctccagccccagtttagtTCTTTCGAAGAAGACGTGAGTGCTTGTGCACAGCATCCACAAAGGCCCCCACGTGTTCCGGGTCCATATCAGGGTAGAGCCCATGGCCAAGGTTAGCAATGTAGCGCTGGGACCCAAAGTCATCCAGCATCTTCTGTACCAGTCGTCCGATTTCCTCCTGTGGGACCAATAGGACACCAGTTTCAGCAGGAAGGTCAGCAAattcc
This window of the Suncus etruscus isolate mSunEtr1 chromosome 6, mSunEtr1.pri.cur, whole genome shotgun sequence genome carries:
- the LOC126011201 gene encoding S-adenosylmethionine decarboxylase proenzyme 1-like, which encodes MEAAHFFEGTEKLLEVWFSRQPADRASASQGSGDLRTIPRSEWDILLKDVQCSIISVTKTDKQEAYVLSESSMFVSKRRFILKTCGTTLLLKALVPLLKLARDYSGFDSIQSFFYSRKNFMKPSHQGYPHRNFQEEIEFLNAIFPNGAAYCMGRMNSDCWYLYTLDFPESRVISQPDQTLEILMSELDPAVLDQFYMKDGVTAKDVTRESGICDLIPGSVIDATLFNPCGYLMNGMKSDGTYWTIHITPEPEFSYVSFETNLSQTSYDDLIRKVVEVFKPGKLGTTLFVNQSSKCRTVLSSPQKIEGFKRLDCQSAMFNDDNFVFTSFAKKQQQQS